Proteins encoded in a region of the Mercenaria mercenaria strain notata chromosome 1, MADL_Memer_1, whole genome shotgun sequence genome:
- the LOC123566367 gene encoding carboxypeptidase inhibitor SmCI-like translates to MVSVYYFITLMCCVNIVLCVSNNVKGKKITAARLSGDGKQTAGPECFLNKDKGDCNRSIKRYYYDQTTGFCREFNYTGCGGNLNNFFTLDKCYSRCVCSNKKAVGQGSKRITRYFYNAETEKCQLFKYSGSGGNANRFLSIAQCQSVCEGATLRLKCKKRPEIGTDCNNNSTVQFYYDKHCDCCRKFTYLGCRGNGNRFTTRRSCQQTCKLEDPSTPAPPTRPPKPTLCFFQNVYGDCDKLRTRYFYDNRLSRCVPFTYSGCGGNENNFLTLRACKKTCENN, encoded by the exons ATGGTTTCGGTGTATTATTTTATCACGTTGATGTGCTGTGTTAATATTGTGCTGTGTGTAAGCAACAACGTGAAAGGAAAGAAAATCACTGCAGCCAGATTATCTGGTGACGGAAAACAAACAGCTGGACCAG AATGCTTTCTAAACAAGGACAAAGGCGACTGCAATAGAAGCATTAAGAGATACTATTACGACCAAACAACTGGATTTTGCCGGGAGTTTAATTATACAGGATGCGGGGGAAACCTtaacaacttctttacattagACAAATGTTACAGCAGATGTGTATGCTCGAATAAAAAAGCTGTTGGCCAAGGATCTAAAAGAATAACACGATATTTCTACAATGCGGAAACAGAGAAATGTCAGTTGTTTAAATATAGTGGTTCAGGAGGTAACGCAAACAGGTTTCTGTCCATAGCGCAATGCCAGAGTGTGTGTGAGGGTGCGACATTGAGGCTTAAATGTAAGAAACGACCAGAGATCGGCACTGACTGTAATAACAACTCTACTGTACAATTTTATTACGACAAACATTGTGATTGTTGTAGAAAGTTTACATATCTTGGATGTCGTGGTAATGGAAACAGATTCACAACGCGCCGAAGTTGTCAGCAGACATGTAAACTTGAAGATCCTTCAACACCAGCACCGCCAACGCGACCCCCGAAGCCGACTCTCTGCTTCTTTCAGAACGTATATGGAGACTGTGATAAACTTCGTACCCGATATTTCTATGATAATCGACTAAGTAGATGTGTACCCTTCACATACTCTGGATGTGGCGGCAATGAAAATAACTTCCTTACTCTTAGAGCGTGTAAGAAAACATGTGAAAATAACTAG